The genomic interval TCCCTGTACTGTCTTTTGGAAAGTTAAAATTTCTTACTTGAGGTGGATCATTTTCAACTAGAGTGTCCCTCTGCTTAATACTCAAAATTCGGGGCCATGTACCTGGATCTGCAGAAACCACAACTGGTCTAATGgagtcttctgtttttttctcttccagttgCTCCTGCAATTTGTCAGCTGTGGTTGACACAGAAGGAGGTAAATTCACATCCTGCAGGATCAGTGATGTGTCGTGGCTACATTCTGCTGAAACCTGTAGCTCTAACGTCTTTCCCCTTTTTTCCGGTATTCCCTCTACTTTTTCCAAAAGTATATTCAACGATCcacaaaattttctttcattttcttctctaacagcattcctttttctgttttctgatgcTAATAAATTTTTTGAGTTTGTTTCCATCATCTGAggagaaatagattaaaaatttacCTTAAATTGTTAACACTgaaaaaattaatgtatatacAAATGCCTAATAATCATCAATGAAATACAAATTGTTACCACCAcacaccacttcacacccactaggacggCTATAATAAAAGAAGAATGACCAGAGTCAGGTAAACAGAGTGACCCTACGACCCAGCAATGCCAAAATGAAAATTTGTCCAGGCAAAGACTTGCACAAAAtgtttgtaatagccaaaaagcagaaataaaaatatagtattaCCCACACCCTGCGGTAATATAGCACATGGACAATTAAGCATCAGCAATGAAGGCAATAAAGTGCATTAAGTCTTCAGATGGTCaattctagctgtgtgacttcaaaGACAcattctctgaacttcagtttctttaacatattttaaaggtttttatttaattgaactGAATACACACTTAGTAAAAAGCATCAACTAGTTATACTTGGCTAACAAAGAGGAACAGCAATCCCTCACCCCTTTACATTTCCCTTTTCCCAGAAGCTACTGTCAACATTTTCAGCTGATTCTTTAgtttatttccaaatattaaaaCAACATCCGTGTATCActatttagtgatttttttctcccagtttcagGCATCACTACTGACTTCTCAGAGGGGAGGATGGAAACTtagttctcctcctcctcactatGCTTATCTCACAGTTGCTACCTGCAACTTAGCCTTTAGACACAGGGCTTCTTGACGTTGGCACCCCTGGCACCTCTCTTGGGCCAGATACTCTGCTGTGAGGGGCTGCCTGGCACGCTGCACATGTTTAGGATCTCTGGCCTCCACCCTCTAGGTGCCAGGAGCACTCACCCAGTTGTGATAATCAAATGTTTACAGACACTGACAAATGTCCCCAGGGGGCAAAATCAGCCCTGGTTAGGTCACTGACTAATACCAAGACCCAGTCTTAACATCATGACTATGCGTGGTATTTTGAGATAAGCCACTAACTGCAAGAgttcagttttttccttaaggTTTTCATACATCACTAAGGTTTTCTGTTGTGAGGCCTGCCACTCATCACTTAAAAACGCATTTATAAAACTTCTGTATTACACAGAAATGTCATTCTTCTATTTGCCAAGTACTAATGAGCTATCTGCATTACTGATGTGGACAGACATTTCTGGGGGGATCAGTGGCAGGTAATGTAGTTATTCAAGCAATTCTGTATATATTGTTGCTGTCTATTCTGACTAtgcatattttcccatttttaccTCCTCTGGTGTTCATTTAGGAGTAAAAAATTGATAACCTTTGTGCAAGCTGTCCGCTCTTCAGAGGACAAACAGCGTATCTGTCTGAAGTTTATGCACTCATTGTCCTTGACTGAGTAGAAGCCTACGGCCTAAGTAGATGCAGGTAaatcatccattaaaaaaaaaaccaaaacatatgACCTAAAATAGTTGTTTATTACCAAATCAGAGGTTATTCTTATATACTCTTTAGAAAAGATAATGTATGCTACatccttttgcctgtttttaaactgTCCCCTGCAATCTTATCCATAAGCCACACCCAAAAGCTTTTAAATATGAGGTGCaatatacataaagaaaataataaagataatataaATAAGCCTTCATACAAAAACTCAAAAGTCAACATGGGACCTACTGTTTATTCTGCTGTCCAACAAGCCTGCAATTCAGAGTTACTGTTCCCCGAAAATGAACCACCGAGATCCTTATTCAGCAAAATGAGAGCTGAACATGCTCCTGATTTTACATTTATGATCCacattgaattaatttttgtacattgGATAAAATGAGGTCAGGTTCACTTATGCccatacaaacaaaaaagttgTCCCAGCATCGTCTATTGAAAGTATCTTGCTTTTCCCTCAAAATGATTTTGTCCTTTCTCCTAAAATCAGTGAACTATATTTGTGTGGTTCTATTTCTGGCCTATCTAGTCCATTGATCTGTTTATCTTTATATGTCAATACCACACtatcttaattactgtagcttaatgtcttttttccccaggtttactgaggtataactgataaataaaaattgtacatgttggggggagggtatagctcaagtggtagggcacatgcttagcatgcacgaggtcctgggttcaatacccagtacttccattaaaaaaaaaaactaacaacaaataaatagacctaatgacctccctcccctcccaaaataaataatttttagaaattatacatatttatggtaTATGATACAATGTTTTGAGGTTTTTAATGTCTTGAAATCAGAAAGGTAATTCTTtaacccctacctcacaccatccACAAAATTAACTTGAgatggatcacagacttaaacataaaatctAAAACTAAAAAGCTTATATAAGATGACATAAATATCTCGTAACCTTGGTAGGCAAAGATTccttaaacaagacacaaaaagtaTTAATAAGAAAAGCAAATAGTAAATTGGaccttattaaaattaaaacttgggctttttaaaagcaacagtaagaaaacaaaaagacaaaacactatCCAGGGGAAAAATCTTCCAAgtacatttattttacaaaagatacatatccagaatatataaagaattcctacagctCAATAATAGGAGGACAACTTAATAAAAAGGTGAGCTAAGACTTGAATAGATACTTTTACTAGAGAAGATATGAGTGATTAAAGGGGAACAGTAGTTACCAGGAAATTAAATCCACAATGATATCATCATTTCATATCCATCAGAATAGTTTAAGTCAAAACAGACAATACTAAATTTAGCTAAGAATATAGAGCAACTGGAACTATTAAGTTGTCAGTGGAGTGCAAATTGGTAGAGAAAAGAATTACTCATTGTAACGTTTACAAAAAAGTAAAGATCTAAAACAAGCTTACTTAGAAATCGATTTCAATACCTGAGAGTATTACTCAATGAGAGACTGCCAAAAATGGAACCAAAGGAGATTCTAACATAAATCTGCTCAAAGTAAGCTAACAGGGAGGAGCTATTGCAAACTTGCTCATTTAATACTCATTAAGAAAGAATTACCTGTTTATATTCGTTAATACAACTTTGGCAGCAAAATCTCATCTGCTGACCTTCAATGACCAAGACGTTGTTTCCAACATCTTTGCTGGGCAAGTACTCCCCACATTGCTCACAGCAATTCATTATCAGACCATTGGCCAACCTGTACTTATTAAAGCACTGGTTACTGCACAGTTTATGTGTTACATTATTAACGCTGACTTCATGGCgaatctaaaagaaaaaccaatttttaaataaatgagccATTATTAGCACCAAAAATGAGATAATTAGTTTCTTCAACAGAAACAAAGAACCTCTAGTAATTTCTCAGTGGAAGAAACATTCAGGGAAGACTTTAAAAAGCACATTTAGGGCCctttttcactccctcctcttcggagacggccagcactctgtctatggagcatGTACCtattttactttaacctgagcacccaaccacCACACCTTTCCTTGCCTTTCACTCTATGCagcatgtatctctctaaataaatatacctttactcaaaaaaaagcacatttagctactttcatttttacttttgatttctTTGTAAAACCATTGTTTGgttttataaaaaaggaaaaataagattcACAGAACAAAAAGCAATAAAACCAGTAATAACCTCCCCAGAGACATTTAAGAATTACAGAAGATGAACTGGTTAGCAGGCTTTGATATGACctgcttaaaaataaatggattggGAATTTGTAGGTATCATAAACTTCACTCTCCTAGAAAACCTggtgggagtaggggtgggggtcAATGTTGCCCACACCCTGTATATACGTAAGGGAGATAACACCACATCTGGGTTTGCACAGCTGCCGAGTAACCAACACCTCATTCAGTTACCCAGGGCTGTGTTAAGTGAAGACGCCTGGATACACTCTTCTTTCGAAAGATGGCAACACTACCTAAGAAATATGAAGCAACCGACTCTGCTTGTTCTACGTGTTCTTGCAGGACTGGCTGTTTACTTTACATCCTAAACCTACATTTTTATTTAGTGTggctaataaaaacaaaatccgcCATAAAACTATTGCTTTGTTTATGAGTACATCTAATTCCACAGACAGGGATGTTTATTTCCCACACCACACAAATGGCCATCCGTTTACAGGGCAGTCTGACGTATCCTGGTTCTTCCCTTAACATCATAGGTAGACTGGGGAGATGGCAGAGCACTTAACAGCACCTAAAAGTTAGAATGATCACTGTAACCTAGATCATAAATAAGATGTAAAACTCCAGACCTCCGTAAGTTTACTACAGATTGTACATCTTGATTTATTCAGAACTCTTTTTCTAAGATTCTGGTTGTCTTCAAAGGGAGACAAACAAGATGTACTACACAATTTTTGGAAGGATCCACTTGACTCCACTTGAGGAACAACAGAAGCTTTTTTTGTAGGTGCATCTCTGAAATACAATGGATAGACACAATTTAAGAACATATGAACAATAACtgacattttacattttctcatGATTTAAACCTAGGAATCAACCAAAATTTTTGGTCTAGAAAAATCTACTTTTTGGTTTCACTGCCAAGAGTTCGTAAATAATGTGAGAAGAGATTtagagatgaaaatattttgttgtcACCGTTATGACCTTTTAAACCTTGCCACAGGTTCTTGCGACTTTCAGAAGCATTCAGAAGGGTGTCAGCAAGTGGACAGAACTAagggagaaggtgggggaggggcgaggCAAAGGCAGCAACAGGGAGAGGGGGTGGATTTACTTCTACACCTATACTCTCCTGCCTGAGCGAGTGCAGCGCAAACGACCCACGGCTCTGACACTCTAGGGCAACAGCTCAGTGAACCTGAAGACACCTGTGCATCAATTCTACCCACGAATCTTTGCAACTAATTACTTTCAGAACACACATTCACACCGCCAGGGTCCAACCACATGGAGCCGTGCTGAAAGGTAATCCTTACTTTTTACTTGTTACATTGCGTTTCTTTGGAGTACGCTtatgagagaaggaagagaggcaggTGGTGGAACAGAAGAGGTGAGCTGATCCTTTGCGCTGATAAGCTGTCTGTCCCTTCTGTAAAGGCTTTTTGCAGTTTGCACAAGTGATTTTAACTGGTTTAGTCAGTTGCTGTTGGGCAGAAGGCTGGAAAATCTGTTTAGGAAGCGAGGCCACTGGTGATAAAGAATCCACCCCTGGCTGTTTCTGATTACGGGGAAACAATGCTGACTGGGAGATccaagaatcttaaaaagaaaacatacaagaaAAAGTCACTGAACAGTTCAAAATTCACATCAGAAAACGTTCATATTGCACAAGTAGGAAAATATCGAGAAAGCCTTACAAGTGAGTGGTTCGGGCCAGGCGGCCTGCTGTCCACCCCGGGGAACCACCACTTTGTATTCTGAGGGGTGGTGTCCTACTGTGCCAGCTGTGGAAACGGCGGCTGTGCAGCTGTGCGATGCGGCAGCCATCGTCTCTCAAGTCAGATCCCCGAGCTtcaaaatgtatctcctgcaccGGAGACTGTGTAAGTAAATTAAACTGGGTCTCGGTTTTCTCAGCTACAAACTGCGCAGATACCTAACCTATCAGTGTTATGAAGACTAAATGAAGCTgactctctctgtccctctcttgccttttgagatggcccgcactctgtctatggagtgtgtatctccctgaataaatctacttttaccctaaagaaagaaaaaaaaagactaaatgagataatgcatacgATGAAGCATTACATTTTGTACTCGGGGCACTTCCTAAGCCActttttctaaaaggaaagactacaatacaaaacaaagcaaatatgcaaataaaagATAACTGAAGAGTATGATATATGATACCCATTTTCATAACAGCTTCCctctaacattttattatgaaaaacttAAAGCACATAGAAAcgttgaaagaattttacagtgaacacctgTATGTCCAAGTAGATTCTACACTATTTCACTTTATCACATCTTTCAATCtactctttttatgtattttaagtaATATATAGACATTAGTACATTTCCCTccaaaatactttgaaataaatataatttagacATAACATTTTAAAGCAACTCTTTGTACAATTACTCCCTAGCCTTCTGAAATCTCTCCTAGGCATCAGTAGAGGTGGTGGATCACACAGGGCCTCCATCATACATTACCATTAGCTTCAAAACGGAACAACATCGTAtgcaggtcatagtgcctctcaGACTTAAACATGCATAAGATCACCTGGGGACCTTGTTTAAATAGTGATTCTAAATCAGTAGGTCTGATCCTCCCTTACTAGGTGCAGCCATCCTGACTCAGAATTTATCAATCATGTTAATAAAACTGCCCCTGGTCACGATCATTTGTGGCTGGACTGAGACAGAACAGCTTGACACAACCCAAGGGAATTACTGCATCGGGAGAGCTGCCTTCTAGGTAGAAGCAGCCAGTGTGGGTCAGGCACGTCTCCTAGCATGTGCTGTGGACATCACATTATCACAGTTGTGATGTGCACGTGAGTCCAGGGTTACAGACGCACGTGCAAAGCCGAATGGAGGCGTAAACCCTCAGGTGCTGCTGGTGGTAACGGTGAGGGCACTGTTTATGATCTTACCTTTCCAAATTTCTACAGTGGATATGGTTACCTTTAAAATCCAAAAAGCACAGAATGTCATTTTCTTaaagtaataattaaaaaaaccacAATAAACTCACAGAaaggcaaaacaacaacaacaacaacaacaacaaaacagtagGTCTGAGGAGGGGCTGAGATCCTACATTTCTAACTAACTCTGGGTAACAGTGAATCTTTGAGAAACAGGGCCCAG from Camelus bactrianus isolate YW-2024 breed Bactrian camel chromosome 14, ASM4877302v1, whole genome shotgun sequence carries:
- the ZMYM5 gene encoding zinc finger MYM-type protein 5 isoform X1: MDKCSVGGLDLTEQTPVLLGSKAMTASLMDIGNSFGDPASPLINRSRNSSVEDDDDVVFIESIQPPSTSAPVIGVQRNFTFASSRNEKLQGNYSIILPSSRDLASQKGSLSETIVIDDEEDMETNGREKRNSSSFIEWGLPRAKNRTKDLDFSTSSLSRSKTKTAVGPFNPGRVNVAGDEFQNGEFATHHSPDSWISQSALFPRNQKQPGVDSLSPVASLPKQIFQPSAQQQLTKPVKITCANCKKPLQKGQTAYQRKGSAHLFCSTTCLSSFSHKRTPKKRNVTSKKDAPTKKASVVPQVESSGSFQKLCSTSCLSPFEDNQNLRKRVLNKSRCTICSKLTEIRHEVSVNNVTHKLCSNQCFNKYRLANGLIMNCCEQCGEYLPSKDVGNNVLVIEGQQMRFCCQSCINEYKQMMETNSKNLLASENRKRNAVREENERKFCGSLNILLEKVEGIPEKRGKTLELQVSAECSHDTSLILQDVNLPPSVSTTADKLQEQLEEKKTEDSIRPVVVSADPGTWPRILSIKQRDTLVENDPPQVRNFNFPKDSTGRKFSETYYTRILPNGEKTTRSWLLYSTSKDSVFCLYCKLFGEGKNQLKNENGCKDWQHLSHILSKHEESEMHINNSVKYSKLKSDLKKTKVVEAAGHRSQETEGSDGVKLLYMVDLV